A genomic segment from Chloroflexota bacterium encodes:
- a CDS encoding response regulator codes for MDQQKILFVDDEEQIRRLLSSFLTRRGYLVQTAVDGQEALNFLERERPDLVITDVNMPNVDGVELTRRLRADPRHESLPIIMLSAKVQTDEILAGYAEGADEYVPKPIEMRILAAKVESLLRRVSHAAVPAAVETVAAPEPPAKQVVVFMHGKGGVGTTTLAVNMAVALATEAGKSVSLVDLDLAYGNAARMLGLHTERTLADLAADDHINLDALREITLEHQSGVKVVVGCDQPEHSATVGGLLVRWTIEQELERSDVVIVDTASWLSEATLAALPEATTVCVVTAPRLVALEATANCLAMLRRLGVKPEQTRLMLNNTSSRGLKSDVVARRLERPVDLSVPYLASFGDAARTLKPLDKGQPDEVGAIVARDLAHRVISFPAA; via the coding sequence ATGGACCAGCAGAAGATCCTCTTCGTGGACGACGAGGAGCAGATTCGTCGCCTGCTCAGCTCGTTCCTGACGCGGCGCGGCTACCTCGTCCAGACGGCGGTGGACGGCCAGGAGGCGCTCAACTTCCTGGAGCGCGAGCGGCCCGACCTCGTCATCACCGACGTCAACATGCCGAACGTGGACGGCGTCGAGCTGACTCGCCGGCTGCGGGCCGACCCTCGCCACGAGAGCCTGCCGATCATCATGCTCTCGGCCAAAGTGCAGACCGACGAGATCCTGGCCGGCTACGCCGAGGGCGCGGACGAGTACGTTCCGAAGCCGATTGAGATGCGGATCCTGGCCGCCAAGGTCGAGTCGCTGCTGCGGCGCGTCTCACACGCTGCCGTGCCGGCTGCTGTCGAGACGGTCGCTGCGCCGGAGCCGCCGGCCAAGCAGGTGGTGGTGTTCATGCACGGCAAGGGCGGCGTCGGGACGACCACCCTGGCCGTCAACATGGCGGTGGCCCTGGCGACGGAGGCGGGCAAGTCGGTCTCGCTGGTGGATCTCGACCTCGCCTACGGCAACGCCGCCCGCATGCTCGGGCTGCACACCGAGCGCACCCTGGCCGATCTCGCGGCCGACGATCACATCAACCTCGACGCGCTCCGCGAGATCACGCTGGAGCATCAGAGCGGCGTCAAGGTGGTGGTGGGCTGCGACCAGCCGGAGCACTCCGCGACGGTCGGCGGGCTGCTGGTCCGCTGGACCATCGAACAGGAGCTTGAGCGCTCCGATGTCGTGATCGTGGACACGGCGTCCTGGCTCTCCGAAGCGACGCTGGCGGCGCTGCCGGAGGCCACCACGGTCTGCGTGGTGACCGCCCCACGACTGGTGGCGTTGGAGGCGACGGCCAACTGCCTCGCCATGCTCAGGCGGCTGGGCGTCAAGCCCGAGCAGACCCGGCTGATGCTGAACAACACGTCGTCACGCGGTCTCAAGTCGGATGTGGTGGCGCGGCGGCTGGAGCGGCCGGTTGACCTGAGCGTGCCGTATCTGGCCTCGTTCGGGGATGCCGCGCGGACGCTCAAGCCGCTGGACAAGGGCCAGCCAGACGAGGTCGGCGCGATTGTCGCGCGCGACCTCGCGCACCGGGTGATCAGCTTCCCGGCGGCGTAA
- a CDS encoding DHA2 family efflux MFS transporter permease subunit, whose protein sequence is MAAVAQAERRPLFRISLAYHWQALIAVVLGTFVVVLNQTIVNVALPRIIQVFQATVDQGQLVLTTYMLALAVFMPATGFLTDRFGTKRAYIGSVALFTLFTAMCGLAPSIDVLILFRVLQGIGGALIMPLGMAIIFQTAPARERGAVMGMFGLPVLVAPMTGPVLGGYLVDSVGWRPIFLLGMPVGIAAIMYSMAILHETPRKHEARFDWLGFLLGGIGFSAALAALSRAPADGWFAPHLIALWLVAVAAIGCWVIIELTDRQPLLDLGVLADRTYLISNVVVCLLMVMMFGSQLLLPLFLQNTRGLTPFATGLLMAPEAIATAIMMPIAGRLLDRLGPKPLAIPGLFGLALAYWLLSRLDPDTPDWMIAGILALRGATQGMMMLPLMTVAMDRIAGPRMSRATVLATVMRQIAGAFGAASAASLLLTRQQHHQATLVQTVTADATAVASTLSSMMVRLLEQGVSAGNASLMALGYLNDRTKLVASVRAYDDCFLVYAGLCLLTLAPVLLLPRRRQQQH, encoded by the coding sequence ATGGCAGCCGTCGCGCAGGCCGAGCGCCGGCCCCTCTTCCGCATCAGCCTCGCCTACCACTGGCAGGCGTTGATCGCCGTGGTGCTCGGCACCTTCGTGGTGGTGCTCAACCAGACCATCGTCAACGTGGCCCTGCCGCGCATTATCCAGGTCTTCCAGGCGACCGTCGATCAGGGCCAGCTCGTGCTCACCACCTACATGCTGGCCCTGGCCGTCTTCATGCCGGCCACCGGGTTCTTGACGGACCGTTTCGGGACCAAGCGAGCCTACATCGGGTCGGTGGCGCTGTTCACGCTGTTCACGGCCATGTGCGGCCTCGCCCCCAGCATCGACGTGCTGATCCTCTTCCGCGTGCTGCAGGGCATCGGCGGGGCGCTGATCATGCCGCTCGGCATGGCGATCATCTTTCAGACGGCCCCGGCCCGCGAGCGCGGCGCGGTGATGGGCATGTTCGGGCTGCCGGTGCTGGTGGCCCCGATGACCGGCCCGGTCCTCGGCGGCTACCTCGTGGACAGCGTCGGGTGGCGGCCGATCTTCCTGCTGGGGATGCCCGTCGGCATCGCCGCCATTATGTACAGCATGGCGATTCTCCACGAAACGCCCCGCAAGCACGAGGCCCGCTTCGACTGGCTCGGGTTCCTGCTGGGCGGCATCGGCTTCTCGGCGGCGCTGGCGGCGCTCTCCCGCGCGCCCGCCGATGGCTGGTTCGCGCCGCACCTGATCGCGCTGTGGCTCGTCGCGGTGGCGGCGATTGGCTGCTGGGTGATCATCGAGCTGACGGACCGCCAGCCCCTGCTCGACCTCGGCGTGCTGGCCGACCGCACCTACCTGATCTCGAACGTCGTCGTCTGCCTGCTGATGGTGATGATGTTCGGGTCACAGTTGCTGCTGCCGCTGTTCTTGCAGAACACGCGCGGCCTGACGCCGTTCGCCACGGGCCTGCTGATGGCCCCCGAAGCCATCGCCACGGCGATCATGATGCCGATCGCCGGGCGGCTGCTGGACCGGCTCGGGCCGAAGCCGCTGGCGATCCCCGGCCTGTTCGGGCTGGCGCTGGCGTACTGGCTCCTCTCACGGCTGGACCCGGACACGCCCGACTGGATGATTGCTGGCATCCTGGCGCTGCGCGGCGCGACTCAGGGCATGATGATGCTGCCGCTGATGACCGTGGCGATGGACCGCATCGCCGGGCCGAGGATGAGCCGCGCGACGGTCTTAGCCACCGTCATGCGGCAGATCGCCGGGGCGTTCGGCGCGGCCTCGGCGGCGAGCCTGCTGCTGACCCGTCAGCAGCACCACCAGGCGACCCTCGTGCAGACGGTCACGGCAGACGCGACAGCCGTCGCCAGCACGCTCAGCTCGATGATGGTGCGCCTGCTGGAGCAGGGCGTCTCGGCCGGCAACGCCTCGCTGATGGCGCTCGGCTACCTGAACGACCGCACGAAGCTGGTCGCCAGCGTCCGCGCCTACGACGACTGCTTCCTGGTCTACGCCGGCCTGTGCCTGCTGACGCTGGCGCCGGTGCTGCTGCTGCCGCGCCGACGCCAGCAACAGCACTGA
- a CDS encoding HAMP domain-containing protein, which translates to MVFLASLNPRNWPIRWQLTMLNVGVHAVTLVTLSIVFLAQMDGALVGIAADNLRDKARGVFEDRRPPPDEVGLRPPPPPFSLPRIAALVVRRLSGPDSGALIFDLDGNLVEQTRVEEDQEPWPAPPPAMLTQDAGRPGAERTMIVRQESRRVLLLIVPMPSPEDGVVGTVVLARSLELVDAVQGRLLWALVAVVVIAVVVGGTLGLRATREALRPLDRVIHVARAIEAGQLDERLRPTKHDEIGALGIALDTMLDRLAGMVASQRQFVADAAHELRTPLTALGGMVEMLQMGADRGDPNTVRRMLDTMSREIDRLSRLVADLLTLSRLDAEQPLHPGPVDLPALLSEVAIQTDVLAKGQEIAVEVERPATVIADADRLKQVLLNLTANAIRFTSAGGQIVLGLTTDDGKAIVTVSDTGSGIAPDLLPRVMDRFVRGDASRARSTGGSGLGLAIASAIVEAHGGTIEIASTLGQGTTVTISLPRTEGSSAQARPSSDLPAAVERRQPVAPS; encoded by the coding sequence GTGGTTTTCCTGGCGAGCCTCAACCCCCGTAACTGGCCGATCCGCTGGCAGTTGACGATGCTCAACGTCGGCGTGCACGCCGTCACGCTGGTGACGTTGAGCATCGTGTTCCTGGCCCAGATGGACGGCGCGCTGGTGGGCATCGCCGCCGACAACCTGCGCGACAAGGCGCGGGGTGTCTTTGAGGATCGCCGCCCGCCACCGGATGAGGTCGGGCTGCGCCCGCCGCCGCCCCCGTTCAGCCTGCCGCGTATCGCCGCGCTGGTGGTCCGTCGTCTGAGCGGGCCGGACAGCGGCGCGCTCATCTTCGACCTGGACGGCAACCTCGTCGAGCAGACCCGCGTCGAAGAGGATCAGGAGCCGTGGCCGGCCCCGCCGCCGGCGATGCTGACGCAGGATGCCGGGCGCCCCGGCGCTGAGCGCACCATGATCGTGCGACAGGAGTCTCGGCGCGTGCTGCTGCTGATCGTGCCGATGCCGAGCCCTGAGGACGGCGTGGTCGGGACCGTCGTGCTGGCGCGCTCGCTGGAGCTGGTCGACGCCGTGCAGGGGCGCCTGCTCTGGGCGCTGGTCGCCGTGGTGGTGATCGCCGTCGTCGTCGGCGGCACGCTCGGGCTGCGGGCGACCCGCGAGGCGTTGCGCCCGCTGGACCGTGTCATCCACGTGGCCCGGGCCATCGAGGCCGGCCAACTGGACGAGCGGCTGCGCCCGACCAAGCACGACGAGATCGGTGCGCTGGGCATCGCGCTGGACACGATGCTGGACCGGCTGGCCGGGATGGTCGCCTCGCAGCGGCAGTTCGTGGCGGACGCCGCCCACGAGCTGCGAACGCCGCTGACGGCCCTCGGCGGGATGGTCGAGATGCTCCAGATGGGGGCCGACCGGGGCGATCCGAACACGGTCCGCCGGATGCTCGACACGATGAGCCGGGAGATCGACCGGCTCAGCCGGCTGGTGGCCGACTTGTTGACGCTCTCGCGGCTGGACGCCGAGCAGCCGCTGCACCCTGGCCCGGTCGACCTGCCGGCCCTGCTCAGCGAGGTGGCGATCCAGACGGACGTGTTGGCAAAGGGCCAGGAGATCGCCGTCGAGGTCGAGCGGCCGGCCACGGTCATCGCCGACGCCGACCGCCTCAAGCAGGTGCTGCTCAACCTGACCGCCAATGCGATCCGCTTCACGTCGGCTGGCGGGCAGATCGTCCTGGGCCTCACCACCGACGACGGCAAGGCGATCGTGACCGTCTCGGACACCGGCTCGGGCATCGCACCCGACCTGCTGCCTCGGGTTATGGACCGCTTCGTTCGGGGTGACGCCTCGCGGGCACGCTCGACGGGCGGCTCGGGGTTGGGGCTGGCCATCGCCAGCGCCATCGTCGAGGCGCACGGCGGGACCATCGAGATCGCCAGCACGCTCGGCCAGGGCACGACGGTGACCATCTCGCTGCCTCGTACTGAGGGATCGTCCGCGCAGGCTCGGCCATCCTCCGACCTGCCCGCCGCCGTCGAGCGCCGCCAGCCCGTCGCCCCGAGCTAG
- a CDS encoding HlyD family efflux transporter periplasmic adaptor subunit — protein MLAVLLVVGTAATAIGYHFWYESTYFVVTDNAQVTGDLIQVGSLNAGRIVAAHAEVGQSVQAGQEMAIVRIPQEVGMPMGGTRVLEDAAAGDRLAAVRAPFTGVVVARLSHVGGTVSAGQPIYSIVDPTRVWIRANIEETKLARLQPGQPVEVFVDALGYHFDGRVMAITPASAASFSLLPSQNASGNFVKVTQLVPVKIQVNAAGATLPLGTSATVRIKVREPGGGVPWQP, from the coding sequence GTGCTGGCCGTGCTGCTGGTGGTCGGGACGGCCGCCACCGCCATCGGCTACCACTTCTGGTACGAGTCCACCTACTTCGTGGTCACCGACAACGCCCAGGTCACCGGCGACCTGATCCAGGTCGGATCGCTCAACGCCGGGCGCATCGTCGCGGCGCACGCCGAGGTCGGGCAGTCGGTCCAGGCCGGCCAGGAGATGGCCATCGTCCGGATCCCGCAGGAAGTGGGCATGCCGATGGGCGGCACCCGCGTGCTGGAAGACGCCGCCGCCGGCGACCGGCTGGCCGCCGTCCGCGCGCCGTTCACGGGCGTGGTGGTGGCCCGCCTGAGCCATGTCGGTGGGACCGTCTCGGCTGGCCAGCCGATCTACTCGATTGTCGATCCTACCCGCGTCTGGATCCGGGCAAACATCGAGGAGACGAAGCTCGCGCGGCTTCAGCCCGGCCAGCCCGTCGAAGTGTTCGTGGACGCGCTCGGCTACCACTTCGACGGCCGTGTGATGGCGATCACGCCGGCCAGCGCCGCCAGCTTCTCGCTGCTCCCGAGCCAGAACGCCTCCGGCAACTTCGTGAAGGTCACGCAACTGGTGCCGGTCAAGATTCAGGTGAACGCGGCCGGCGCAACGCTGCCGCTGGGCACCTCGGCAACGGTCCGGATCAAGGTCCGCGAGCCGGGCGGCGGCGTGCCGTGGCAGCCGTAA
- a CDS encoding alpha-hydroxy-acid oxidizing protein, whose protein sequence is MAINIEDLRQRARRRLPRAVFDFVDGGGEDEWSVRENRAAFERITFRPRVLVDVSQRDQTTTVLGQELSTPVVCSPTGMPGLLWPRGEIEAAKAAARVGSIYTLATRATCSIEEVAEAANGRVWFQVYVWRDREVTKRLVERAAAVGAKAMFLTVDVQVVSQRERDLRNGFTVPPKITVKNALDTVRRVDWIRRVLGGPKITDRNFLGLSERAGGDDLVRLGGYVTSLHDSSVSWEDFRWFRSLWKGPLIIKGITTVEDARMAVDQGADGIVVSNHGGRQLDYMDASIDVLPEIADAVGNRTEILLDSGVRRGTDVVKALALGAKACMVGRPYLWGLASGGQPGVERALTILQTEVDRTLALIGRPTLADLDRTAVRWPGSRPAALEASPAR, encoded by the coding sequence ATGGCTATCAACATTGAAGACCTTCGGCAGCGCGCCCGCCGGCGGCTTCCGCGCGCCGTGTTCGACTTCGTGGACGGCGGCGGCGAGGATGAGTGGAGCGTCCGCGAGAACCGCGCGGCGTTCGAGCGGATCACGTTCCGGCCGCGCGTCCTCGTGGATGTCTCGCAGCGGGACCAGACCACCACCGTCCTCGGGCAGGAGCTGTCCACGCCCGTCGTCTGCTCTCCGACCGGCATGCCCGGCCTGCTCTGGCCGCGCGGCGAGATCGAGGCGGCGAAGGCTGCCGCCAGGGTTGGCTCGATCTACACGCTGGCGACGCGCGCCACCTGCTCCATCGAAGAGGTCGCCGAGGCCGCCAACGGGCGCGTCTGGTTCCAGGTCTACGTCTGGCGCGACCGCGAGGTGACGAAGCGGCTGGTGGAACGGGCGGCGGCAGTCGGTGCGAAGGCGATGTTCCTGACCGTGGACGTGCAGGTCGTCAGCCAGCGTGAGCGCGACCTGCGGAACGGCTTCACCGTGCCGCCGAAGATCACCGTCAAGAACGCGCTCGACACGGTGCGTCGGGTGGACTGGATCCGTCGCGTGCTCGGCGGCCCCAAAATCACGGATCGCAACTTCCTGGGCCTCAGCGAGCGGGCTGGCGGCGACGATCTGGTGCGGCTCGGCGGCTATGTGACCAGCCTGCACGACTCGTCGGTGAGCTGGGAGGATTTCCGCTGGTTCCGCTCGCTCTGGAAGGGGCCGCTGATCATCAAGGGCATCACCACCGTCGAGGATGCCCGCATGGCTGTAGACCAGGGTGCCGATGGCATCGTGGTCTCGAACCACGGCGGCCGGCAGCTCGACTACATGGACGCCTCGATCGACGTGCTGCCGGAGATCGCCGACGCCGTCGGCAACCGCACCGAGATCCTGCTCGACAGCGGCGTGCGGCGCGGGACGGACGTCGTCAAGGCCCTGGCGCTCGGGGCGAAGGCGTGCATGGTCGGACGGCCGTACCTGTGGGGCCTGGCGTCCGGTGGGCAGCCCGGCGTCGAGCGGGCGCTGACGATCCTCCAGACCGAGGTCGACCGCACGCTGGCGCTGATCGGCCGCCCGACGCTGGCGGACCTGGACCGAACGGCGGTGCGCTGGCCGGGCAGCCGGCCAGCAGCGCTGGAGGCCAGCCCGGCCCGGTAG
- a CDS encoding GAF domain-containing protein, which produces MAQIVSSARLWPTRSEEAGRRAAGPLDRNPGSRGFYLSVSFVFAILTYLAVQLIQWGGAMVNASATAADPMVGSLLVHLTSLVAWVGACMLAGLVAHYYLTRLGTSLSAEHRRGEKLALVSDVSGAMTGPYPPAEISTKFLQRIRKVMPDTTSAAVLLYDETAESLSGLAADGPHASDLEGLFLYLSLLPEPIRTPLMKNRPVVIYDVRVDNATTGGADTWGSFIRHLPALRQARTFVVLPLLSRNRLVGALLLRDDRPSAVDVEMLQLLTVLTHFLAGALHNAFSVSEAEARADRAAVINRVVRHAHAGFDHEVMMKNVLDEMGAAMHISSALVQLGKAADDLRIAYEWTGNGETPVGIGSQIELPIARLAVRDGCTVAVTDMRTDGRLQHDDLGQPEDHLRTGAVAVLATPISLGGQLVGVLLLQMHDVPRAWTGDDIRLAEGVARELRVALETARLLESRERESNRLMALHRASTELATHTDTHTVIQSILRNATTLLGGGSGSFFRWDPEAGLLRRVQTWQTPDIDTSSEVRPGEGLAGLAFAEAKPVIINDYQASDLARRRGRDRGLRAGLGVPLIPSGKPLGVLLISSYDDSTQFSEDDARLLDLFGDQAAAALMTAEAFEEQGKAVAELERVSKVKSEFVAIVSHEFRTPLTGIQGFSEMMRDEDLTVDEMKEYAADINKDARRLNRLVNEMLDLSRMESGRIQLSLESIDLNAIISDVASLMQPTAPKHTFTLRLDKSLASLVADRDKITQVVTNLANNAVKYAPDGGEIVLMTRAEGNLAHLMVVDNGIGMHKDMLEHVFEPYSRVEHGAARVISGTGLGLPIARQIVKLHGGRIWADSIEGKGSTFHCLIPIGAAARAA; this is translated from the coding sequence GTGGCTCAGATCGTCTCGTCGGCGCGGCTGTGGCCGACCCGGTCCGAGGAGGCCGGCCGTCGAGCGGCTGGCCCGCTGGATCGGAACCCCGGCTCCCGCGGTTTCTATCTCTCGGTCTCATTCGTCTTCGCAATTCTGACCTACCTGGCCGTCCAGCTCATCCAGTGGGGCGGGGCGATGGTGAACGCCTCGGCCACCGCCGCCGATCCGATGGTCGGGAGCCTGCTGGTGCACCTGACCAGCCTGGTGGCCTGGGTCGGCGCGTGCATGCTGGCCGGGCTGGTGGCTCACTACTACCTCACACGGCTGGGCACCTCGCTGAGCGCCGAGCACCGGCGCGGCGAGAAGCTGGCGCTGGTCTCCGACGTGAGCGGCGCCATGACGGGGCCATACCCGCCCGCCGAGATCTCGACGAAGTTCCTCCAGCGCATTCGCAAGGTGATGCCCGACACGACGAGCGCCGCCGTCCTGCTCTACGACGAGACGGCGGAGTCCCTGTCCGGTCTGGCCGCCGATGGCCCGCATGCGAGCGACCTGGAAGGCCTCTTCCTCTACCTGTCCCTGCTGCCCGAGCCGATCCGCACCCCGCTGATGAAGAACCGCCCCGTCGTGATCTACGACGTGCGGGTGGACAACGCGACGACCGGCGGCGCGGACACCTGGGGATCGTTCATCCGCCATCTGCCGGCCCTGCGGCAGGCCCGCACCTTCGTGGTGCTGCCGCTGCTCTCCCGCAACCGGCTGGTGGGCGCGCTGCTGCTGCGCGACGACCGCCCGAGCGCCGTCGACGTCGAGATGCTGCAGTTGCTGACCGTCCTGACCCACTTCCTGGCGGGCGCGCTGCACAACGCCTTCTCGGTCTCCGAGGCCGAGGCTCGCGCCGACCGCGCCGCGGTCATCAACCGGGTGGTCCGCCACGCGCACGCCGGCTTCGACCACGAAGTGATGATGAAGAACGTGCTGGACGAGATGGGCGCAGCGATGCACATCTCGTCGGCGCTGGTGCAGCTGGGGAAGGCAGCGGACGATCTCCGCATCGCCTATGAGTGGACCGGCAACGGCGAGACCCCGGTCGGCATCGGTAGCCAGATCGAGCTGCCGATCGCGCGGTTGGCCGTCCGCGACGGTTGCACGGTGGCCGTGACCGACATGCGTACGGATGGCCGCCTGCAGCACGACGACCTCGGCCAGCCCGAAGACCACCTGCGAACCGGGGCGGTGGCCGTGCTCGCCACGCCGATCAGCCTCGGCGGGCAACTGGTGGGCGTGCTGCTGCTCCAGATGCACGACGTTCCGCGCGCCTGGACCGGCGACGACATCCGACTGGCGGAGGGCGTCGCCCGTGAGCTGCGGGTGGCCCTGGAGACGGCCCGCCTGCTCGAATCCCGTGAGCGCGAGTCCAACCGCCTGATGGCGCTGCACCGCGCCTCGACGGAGCTTGCCACCCACACCGACACCCACACCGTTATCCAGTCGATCCTGCGCAACGCCACGACCCTCCTGGGCGGCGGCAGCGGCTCCTTCTTCCGCTGGGATCCGGAGGCCGGGCTGCTCCGGCGGGTCCAGACCTGGCAGACCCCGGACATCGACACCTCCTCCGAAGTGCGCCCTGGTGAAGGGCTGGCCGGGCTGGCGTTCGCCGAGGCGAAGCCGGTCATCATCAACGACTACCAGGCGTCCGACCTGGCGCGCCGGCGCGGCCGGGACCGCGGCCTGCGGGCTGGCCTGGGCGTCCCGCTGATCCCGAGCGGCAAGCCGCTGGGCGTGCTGCTGATCTCCTCCTACGACGACTCGACCCAGTTCAGCGAGGACGACGCCCGCCTGCTCGACCTCTTCGGGGATCAGGCGGCGGCGGCCCTGATGACCGCCGAGGCCTTCGAGGAGCAGGGCAAGGCCGTGGCCGAGCTGGAGCGGGTCAGCAAGGTCAAGAGCGAGTTCGTGGCCATCGTCTCGCACGAGTTCCGGACCCCGCTGACGGGCATCCAGGGCTTCAGCGAGATGATGCGCGATGAAGACCTGACCGTGGACGAGATGAAGGAGTACGCCGCCGACATCAACAAGGATGCGCGGCGGCTGAACCGCCTCGTCAACGAGATGCTGGACCTGAGCCGCATGGAGTCTGGCCGCATCCAGTTGAGCCTGGAGTCCATCGACCTCAACGCCATCATCTCGGACGTGGCGAGCTTGATGCAGCCCACCGCCCCGAAGCACACGTTCACCCTGCGGCTCGACAAGTCGCTCGCGAGCCTCGTGGCCGACCGCGACAAGATCACCCAGGTGGTGACCAACCTCGCCAATAACGCCGTCAAGTACGCCCCGGACGGCGGGGAGATCGTGCTGATGACGCGCGCCGAGGGCAACCTGGCGCACCTGATGGTGGTGGACAACGGCATCGGCATGCACAAGGACATGCTGGAGCATGTCTTCGAGCCGTACTCGCGCGTCGAGCACGGGGCCGCCCGGGTGATCTCGGGGACGGGCCTGGGCCTGCCCATCGCCCGGCAGATCGTCAAGCTGCACGGGGGCAGGATCTGGGCGGACAGCATCGAGGGCAAGGGCTCGACCTTCCACTGCCTGATTCCGATCGGCGCAGCTGCCCGCGCTGCCTGA
- a CDS encoding LrgB family protein, which translates to MTGTIGAMFGPMLLTRFGVTDPLARGIALGTTSHGQGTAAALLEGESAGAMSSLSMAAVAVFTAAIAPLYISAVHLGAAGPDRLSQGYDEASNASALLRQRQVSASRHLKCRLSGIRARACLGYCPRASVRVLIHSR; encoded by the coding sequence GTGACCGGCACCATCGGGGCCATGTTCGGGCCGATGCTGCTGACCCGATTCGGCGTCACCGATCCGCTGGCGCGCGGCATCGCGCTCGGCACGACCTCCCACGGCCAGGGGACGGCCGCCGCGCTCCTGGAGGGCGAGTCCGCTGGGGCGATGTCCAGCCTGTCGATGGCGGCTGTCGCCGTCTTCACCGCCGCGATTGCACCGTTGTACATCTCGGCTGTACATCTCGGCGCTGCTGGGCCTGATCGCCTAAGCCAGGGCTACGACGAGGCCTCCAACGCCTCGGCCTTGCTGAGACAAAGACAAGTGTCGGCCAGCCGACATCTGAAATGTCGGCTGTCAGGCATACGCGCCCGCGCGTGCCTGGGATACTGCCCTCGGGCTTCAGTCCGCGTACTCATTCATTCGAGGTAG
- a CDS encoding response regulator transcription factor, whose protein sequence is MVTGSTGANGTPRILVVDDEDAILDFVELGLKYEGFEVELARDGLAAISSFSARRPDLILLDLNLPGLDGLDVCRRIRQASDVPIIMLTARGDVDERVEGLEAGADDYLPKPFKFKELLARVRAVLRRRTSSVERVLRFGALELNRDTREVFLDGRPVHLTPRELDLLEVFMLHPRQVMTRDVLLDRVWGTDYLGDGNLIEVHVSALRDKLSDTDRKLIRTVRGVGYALSGGPS, encoded by the coding sequence ATGGTCACAGGATCAACCGGCGCGAATGGGACACCCCGTATCCTCGTCGTCGACGACGAGGATGCCATCCTCGACTTTGTCGAGCTGGGCCTGAAGTACGAAGGCTTCGAGGTCGAGCTGGCCCGCGACGGGCTGGCCGCGATCTCGTCGTTCAGCGCGCGCCGGCCTGACCTGATCCTGCTCGATCTGAACCTGCCCGGCCTGGACGGTCTCGACGTCTGCCGGCGTATCCGCCAGGCCAGCGACGTGCCGATCATCATGCTGACGGCGCGCGGCGACGTGGATGAGCGTGTCGAGGGGCTGGAAGCGGGCGCTGATGACTACCTCCCCAAGCCGTTCAAGTTCAAGGAGCTGTTGGCCCGCGTGCGGGCCGTCCTGCGGCGGCGCACCAGCTCCGTCGAGCGGGTGCTGCGCTTCGGGGCGCTCGAGTTGAACCGCGACACGCGCGAGGTCTTCCTCGACGGTCGCCCCGTCCACCTGACCCCCCGCGAGCTGGATCTGCTCGAAGTGTTCATGCTCCACCCGCGCCAGGTGATGACGCGCGACGTGCTGCTGGACCGGGTCTGGGGCACCGACTACCTGGGCGACGGCAACCTGATCGAGGTTCATGTGAGCGCCCTGCGCGACAAGCTCAGCGATACCGATCGGAAGCTGATCCGCACGGTGCGGGGAGTCGGATACGCGCTCTCGGGCGGCCCGAGCTAG